CCCTCGGCGCCTGCGCCCAGGGCATCCTGCGGCTCTTCCGGGTCGAGCCGAAGGACGAGGTCGAGGCCGTCGTCACCACCGAGCAGCTCAACCGCCTGCTGGAGGACTCCGGCCAGGCGGGCCTGCTCGACCCCGAGGAGCGGGAGCGCCTGGAGGACGCACTCGAACTGGGCTCCCGCCCGGTGACGGACGTCCTGCTGCGCCGGGAGTCCCTGGTCACGGTGACACCGGCGGTCACCCCCGGAGAGATCGTGGAGCTGACGGCCCGCACCGGGTACTCCCGGTTCCCGGTCGCCGCGGCGGACAAGGGCCCCTTCATGGGGTACCTCCACGTCAAGGACGTGCTGGACCTGGAGCACTCCGACCGCGCCGTCCCGCAGCACGTCTGGCGCCCCATGACCACCCTGCGGGCCGAGCTGCCGCTCGACGACGCGCTGACGGTCATGCGGCGGGCGGCCACGCACCTGGCGCAGGTCGCCGACGCCTCCGGCAAGGTGCTGGGGCTGGTGGCCCTGGAGGACGTCCTGGAGCTGCTGGTGGGCGAGGTCCGCGACCCGGCCCACCGGGAGATGCGAGACGTCAAGCTGGCCGAGCCGAGGGTGAGCGGGGAACCGGAGGGGGCGCTCGCCTAGGCCCTGAGTTCGAGTGGTGGGGCGCTTCACATACCCGGTGGATCGTGGGGCCCCCGCCCCGACAGCACCTCTCCGTACGCCTGCATCAGGTCGGGCAACCGCAGCGTGGCCAGGTCCTCCCGGGACAGGGAACCCGGGTACGTCGACAGCCTCAGGTCCCGGTACGCGCAGCTCTTCTCGTACAGGGTCCTGAGGAACCGCCCGTTGCCCAGTTCGTCGATCCAGCCCTGTTCGACCACATGCCCGGCGATCGAGCGCAGCTCCTCCAGCGCCTCCTCGTCCCACACGTCCCCGTTCTCCCCGGCCAGCACCTTGCCGATCTCGGTGAGTTCCTGCGGACGGTAGGAGGGGAAGTCGACGCGGGTGGTGAAACGGGAGGACAGCCCGGGGTTCGCGGCCAGCAGCCGGTCCATGCCCTCCGGGTAGCCGGCGAGGATCACCACCAGGTGGTCCCGGTTGTCCTCGGCCCGCTTCAGCAGCACCTGCAGGGCCTCGTCGCCGTAGGCGTCCCCCTTGCCGTACCCGGAGTTGGACAGCGAGTACGCCTCGTCCACGAACAGCACCCCGCCGATCGCGGAGTCGATCAGCTCGTTGGCCTTCACCGCCGTCTGCCCGAGGTACTCGCCGACCAGATCCGCCCGCTGCGCCTCCACCAGGTGGTCGCCGCCGAGCAGCCCGAGCGCGTAGAACACCCGGCCCAGGATCCGGGCCACCGTCGTCTTCCCGGTGCCCGAGGGCCCGGAGAAGACGAAGTGCCGTTTCGGCGGCTGCACCGGCAGCCCCTGACCGGCCCGCAGCCGGGCCATGTTCAGCTGTGCCGACAACGCCTTGACCTGGCGTTTCACCGGTTCCAGGCCGACCATGCGCTCGAGTTCGGCGAGCGCCTCCTCAAGGAGGGCGGGGTCGGTCGGACCGGCCGGAACGGGCGAGGTGGACGACAGGCCGGTCTTCGTCCGCACCGCCGGATCGGCCACCGACGGCAGCGGCCCCGTCGGCAGATCCGGCTCCGGCAGCCGCAGATCACGCCCCTCGGTGCCGAAGATCGGATCGAAACCGTCGGGGCCGTCCACGCTGTCCTGCCCGGCGCCGGTCAGCGTGATCGCGGCGAGGTCGGCGGTGTCGTCGTACCCGTCGCCCTCGGCGATCGCCGCCAGCCGGGCCGAGGTGTCCATGAAGGCGGGGTCGACGCGGTGCACGGCCCGGTACAGGGGGAGGGCCGCCGCCGAGCGTCCGGTGCCCTCGTGCGCCCGCGCCAGCCAGTAGCGCAGCTCCTTGCGCTGCGGCTGCTCGCTGCGGCAGCGCATCAGCGCCGCCGACAGCAGGGGTTCGGCCTGGCCGTACATCTCCAGCCGGACCCGGGCCATGCCGCCGAACAGGCCCGCCTCGATGCCGAGCATCGGATCGTCCAGCAGCGGATCGGTGTGCCGTACCAGCTGCTCCCAGTCCTTGACCAGATAGGCGCGGCAGGCGTGCAGAAAGCGGACCTGGGGGTCGGTGTCGACCGGGGGCAGCCCGGCGAGGGCCCGGTCCAGTTCGGGCACGTGCCGGCCGTCCAGCCAGTGCGAGGCGTGCGCGAGCAGCAGGTCGCGCGGGCTCTCCAGCACCGGTTGCACCCACCAGCCCAGCCAGTACCAGGAGTTGAGCGACCTGCGGTGCCGGGCGCGCTGTTCGCCGAAGCGGTCGCGGTGCCGGAACATCCTCAGCAGC
This genomic interval from Streptomyces sp. NBC_00557 contains the following:
- a CDS encoding AAA family ATPase, which encodes MDFGTQGPEAPADLAWLRGVDAYTMGAYPQAEEEFRAAVRMDPGMADGWLGLHALRVDTTTSLLRMFRHRDRFGEQRARHRRSLNSWYWLGWWVQPVLESPRDLLLAHASHWLDGRHVPELDRALAGLPPVDTDPQVRFLHACRAYLVKDWEQLVRHTDPLLDDPMLGIEAGLFGGMARVRLEMYGQAEPLLSAALMRCRSEQPQRKELRYWLARAHEGTGRSAAALPLYRAVHRVDPAFMDTSARLAAIAEGDGYDDTADLAAITLTGAGQDSVDGPDGFDPIFGTEGRDLRLPEPDLPTGPLPSVADPAVRTKTGLSSTSPVPAGPTDPALLEEALAELERMVGLEPVKRQVKALSAQLNMARLRAGQGLPVQPPKRHFVFSGPSGTGKTTVARILGRVFYALGLLGGDHLVEAQRADLVGEYLGQTAVKANELIDSAIGGVLFVDEAYSLSNSGYGKGDAYGDEALQVLLKRAEDNRDHLVVILAGYPEGMDRLLAANPGLSSRFTTRVDFPSYRPQELTEIGKVLAGENGDVWDEEALEELRSIAGHVVEQGWIDELGNGRFLRTLYEKSCAYRDLRLSTYPGSLSREDLATLRLPDLMQAYGEVLSGRGPHDPPGM
- a CDS encoding hemolysin family protein, whose protein sequence is MSVLQLVFAAMLVLANGFFVGAEFALVSVRRSQIEPLGTARARQVIHGLERLPQMMAAAQFGITVCSLTLGAVAEPTMAHLLEPVFAAVHLPDGMVHPLGYVIALAAVVFFHLVVGEMVPKNLAMAAPEKAALWLSPGLVWFARVCKPITVTLGACAQGILRLFRVEPKDEVEAVVTTEQLNRLLEDSGQAGLLDPEERERLEDALELGSRPVTDVLLRRESLVTVTPAVTPGEIVELTARTGYSRFPVAAADKGPFMGYLHVKDVLDLEHSDRAVPQHVWRPMTTLRAELPLDDALTVMRRAATHLAQVADASGKVLGLVALEDVLELLVGEVRDPAHREMRDVKLAEPRVSGEPEGALA